From the genome of Lewinellaceae bacterium:
ACTACAGTCCCCATCTAGAGAAATGTTTACCTGATCATGACAGGATTCCACCCGGCAGGTACAATCACAGCTGTTGAAATATAGATTATCAAGGATCAGGCCGAGACCAAATTGTCCACCATTCAACAACGGATCGATACCACTAACCCGAAAGGTGAGTTTAGCAATTTTATTGCATCCGGTACGATCGGAGATACCCAGGTATCCTGCACTTATGTTAAGACTGGTCAATGGTCCTCCCGCGGGAAGATTTAGGATTTCAACAGTTCCATCCATCATGGTTAAAACCGCTTCGAGAACCAGTCCTTCGTGTCCTAAAAGATTTAACGCAGTCAATATATAATCAGCGCCTACCGAGGTGACCGGTTCATCAAACGTCAGACAAATCAGATCTTCGCCGGATGCTCCGAAATTAAATGTATCCGGCTGAATACGGATCACATTGCTACCAATATTCAGAATCTCAATGTTGCCTGCAGCCACACCGCTTTCCACCAGCGAGACCGAAAACCCATTGCCCGTAAAGCCTCCATTGTACAATCCCGGTGTATAACTTTCAAAATCTTCCAATACTTCTGAAGATATGCCACTGACGGAATCGACACAGGCAGAAACAGCGGAATTAATAAAATCGGTCGGATCGTCAAAAATCGCCAAAAGACCTTCCCCATAACAAATGGAAACCATGCCGTTTCCACTTTGAATATTTTCCAATGTAAATCCATTGTCTACACCCCCAAGGAATGAAGAACCACCGCCGCCAGTGTTTCCGGAACCGCCACCGAAATAACCGCCGCCACCACCTGAGCATCCTGCTGTGGAACCTTCTCCGCCTTGTCCCAGGCCCCCTGCGCTACAGCCAGAACCTCCGGATCCTCCAACAACCTGTGTACCTCCACCGCCATTTGCACCTACTCCATTCAAACCACCGCCGGCGCCGCCATAACCACCACCTCCGGCGGCCACTAATACCCGGTCATTCAAGGTCGTTCCACCTACCCGAACATCAGAAGCACCGCCTCCGCTGGCCCGGTTCCGTAAAGCTACAACTCCTGATGTAGCCCGAGTTGCCTGGCCTCCCCCGTTAAATCCGCCGGCAACATTGGTGTTAACTGCAGATGTTACTGTCCCTGTGCCTCCTACATAGATGTACAAGATCTGACCAGGTGTGACGGAAATCAACCCAGTGGCATAACCTCCCCGGCCACCAGGGACAAGCGCTCCACCCCCACCCTGGGCTCCCCAGGCTTTGATGAGGACAGTACTGACCCCATTTGGAACAATCCAGGTTTGGGATGACCCCGTGAAATTAAAGTCTACCGACTGGACCTGTGCCTGAACAGTAGATGATAAAAAAGTAAGAACTAACAGTGCGGCAAAGTGTAAAATCCGGCGCATACATTTGGTATTTGAGCGTTTTTCTAAAGATGAAAAGATCGGCTGGAACCGATTCGTTGTGTACAAGGTGGAAGCAGGAAGTAAAATTGTCAACCCGATGAGTTAATGGGATAGCATTGACACGATTGTATAACCGTCTCATTTGATCCAATAAGCAGGTGCATAACCTGATCGTTAGCATACTCCCGGCTTCCTGAAATGTTGGTTCGTCATCAAGAAACCGATGCAAAATAATAAAAAAACTTTGATAGAAATGAAATTACATAATACATTTTAACTTACTATGTAAAAGATTGTATTCCAGAAGGCTTTACATAACATGATTTTATATGCTAAAAAACGATGATTTTGATTGGTCTTAACAACTAATTATATTTCAAACAGTTACATATGAAGAAAAAGCTATTTGTGACAACCACTAAAGCCTATTTGATACATATTTATTCTTTAATCTATATAAATTGCTGTTGTTGTTTTATTTAAATATACCATTAGGTAATTATAAGAATAATTCGCTGTGTTTTCGGTGCGTTTGGATTCGGTTCACTAAGATCATCGACAAGGGGGTGTTATGGTAAGTTGGTTTACAGTGCGTCTGATAAAAAAGCAGTTACCCCAACCAGGATAACTGCAATTTTTTTTACTATCGGATGTGCGTCTTACTGACGATCTCTGTGAGCTCTGACAGTATTCTTTTATTCAATCCGTACCATCCGTTTATTTATAACACCTTGATTGGTTTCCAACTGGTAGTACTGACGAGCACTATCGTGTTGTCAGCATCGGTTAATCCACCTTCACCATGCTACTGACGAATGCTGGCGCATTGTCAGCATCCCTTTTAATTCACCTTCACCATGCGTCTGTTCAGTACGCCTTTTGGGGTTTCTACTGACGCTTCCTTCGGTCGGTCAGCACCGGTCAGCATCGGTTAATTCACCTTGACCATCCTACTGACGAATGCTGGCGCATTGTCAGCATCCCTTTTAATCCACCTTTACCATACGTTTATTCAATACCCCTCTTTCCGTTTCCAGTTGGTAAAATAACACACCTTTCACTTCCGGGATGCTGCCAGCTTCCAGCGTGATCAAATGATTACCGCTTGAATAACTACCGGTCACCCGGTAGAGCTCCTTACCTGTCACATCCATCACCTTCAGGGTGGCTGTCATGGATTCTGGCAACCAGAAGCCGATCTTCGTCTCCCCGCTGAATGGGTTCGGCGTGTTCTGATAGAGTTCTGGGGTCCTTATCCCTTCTCCTTTTACCTTTTGTCCCGGTGATGCTACTCCGGAGCCTGACTCCGTCAACGGACTGCTGTCCTGGCAGGCATTACCGGTGTTGTCCTGCAGTAGTAGCGTCGTGGTGCAGAAGTCCTTGTTGCCTGATTCGTCGATGACCCAGATCTCCACTTCAATCTCCTGTGAACGACCATCCGGGATGTCCGCACAGGTGAATGTTATGCTTGGTGTCTCGCCGTCTTCTGTGAAGCTCAGGATCAGGTTGTCGGCTGTCGTACAGTTGTCGTAGCTGCCGGCATCAAAGTCCGTAGCCCAGACCTCCACTTCGCCGGATGGACTCATCACCACTGTAGCGATGCCATGGTAGCAATAGGGTGTAGGGTTCTTGCAGTCTCTTATCGTAAATGTCGTATAACAGCTGTCCTCATTGCCACAACGATCCTTACCCACCAGCCAGACACCATAGGTACCTACCGCCAGTTCTGCTGTTAATTCATGACCTTGTCCATAAGCGACTGGAGTGGTCTCATCGGCCAATACCGTGTAGCGGTACTGGATCTCCTCTTCAGCAGCACAGTTGTCCGTGCCAGAGGCTAGCAACTCATACTGTACCGTCGCTGCATCGCAGTTGTTGTCCAGGATGCAGGTCTCTTCCAGCTCATTGCATACAATCACCGGTGCTTCATCGTCCACCACCTTGATCACCTGCAGGTACGTCATATAACCATCACCGTCATCCTTCAGGTTCCGGTGGATGCAGCATCTGCTGTCATTCGCTACCAACCGGTCATCGACGATCACATCCGGATAGCGGCTGTGCAGGTCCGGTGAATAAACACACCAGTCAATCAGCTTCCAGGTACGCAGGATCTTATAGCAGCCTTCCGTCACATCGTAACGCTCATCCGAGTACGTCACCCCGATCAGCTCACAGTCGTCGTCGCTGATCTCCGGATAACCTGCTCCCGTACGGTCTGCCGCCAAGCTGCCCGGGTCGGTGCAGTTCACCACCACATCTGCCGGGAAGATCACCTCAAAGTCGGAGCGTGGCTTCACATACAGCGTCTGCGTGTCGTACGCGGTGTTACCACATTTGTCGGTGGCCGTCACCGTCTTGGTCAGCGTCCCTACCCCACATTCGTTCAGGCTGCCACTGTATTCCACTTCCGTTTCCGGCGCCCAGCAGTTGTCCGTAATCACCCAGTCTTCAGCCGTCTCGTCAAAGTAACTTTGCGGATCCGGGTGTCCACCGTCCGGGTTGTCGTATTTATCCAGCATCAGCCACAAGCGGCAGTAGATGGGCTGCCAGTTGTGATCGTGGTACCAGTAGCTGTATTCATCGCAGTTCACGCCGCCGGCATAACTGTATTCCCCACAGACCGATCCACCGTAATAGCCGAAGTCTCCGCCATCCCAGGGGATCTCCACACAACATACTGGCCCTTCAGCAATGTCTCCGGATGTATTTGTTCCCTCCGGGTACACGTCCGGACTAGAACAATAAGTCTGTAAGGCATCTTCTCCTTCACACACATCATGCGTAAATGAAGCGCCATGACCTTTAACTGTGGCGGTCTTCGTACCTCCTGCATAGGTTTTCGTTAGCTCCCACCAGTAGGGCACCCCATCGCAGTAAACCGTCACATCCTCAGGAGCTACGACCACCGGTGGTGTCTTGTCATCCTTGCGTACTTCGATCATACAGTCGCTGTACAGGTGCGGGAAGTGCCACCGCTTGTTGTCTCCCAGGGAAATGGTGGTATTCACCTCATTGAGGTAAGGGTTATACACCCGGTTGATCCATTCCGGCTCTGCGGTGGTGGGATTGAATTCGTAATCACATATCGAAGACGGATAGGTACCATGCTCATTAAACAGATCAAATATCGGTCGCATGCCTCTTGTATTACCCAATGGAAAACATATTTCGGCATGCAGCGGGAAGTCCCACAAAAATTCTTCCGGTATTTGCAGTCCAATTAATGAACTGGTGGATGCTGGATTGGTACTGATGATGGACGAGGACAATCCACAGGTTAGACCTGCTCTCGGATCGCCATAATGGATGTAATCATTTAACCGGTAAAGATACCAGGCAGCAAATTTATACGACAAATTGTACCAATACCATTCGTGCTCACCACCATAAAATGTATGGGGATCATACACCGGCAAATCGCAGGCTTCATAAACCCGTAGGATCAGTTGTTCGTTACCACATTCAGTCACATCAATGTAATCGTCAAACACAAAAACATTGATCCATTCTTCAATGGTCTGTTGAATGAGATCGTAATAGTGATGATAATCGTATGAATCCAGGCAGGAAACATAATAATCCTCCCAATACTGCCGCCAATAATTCACTGAATCCATATTTGCTACTGCAAAATGCAACTGGTCACAGCAATTATCATGGCTGCCATCGTCCAGGTCCTTCGCATAGATCCGGGCCCAGCATTTCTCCGGATCAAGGGTCACCTGGGTGATCTCATCACACACCGGTGTCGGTGGCGTGTTGTCGTAGACGCTGATGCCCTGCAGCAACAAGGTTTCGTTCCAGCACCGGTCACGGATGTGGTACAACACATTATGCCAGCCGTCAGGGAGATAGACATGGGCCGTCTCCCCTTCCGCGATGTTTCCGGATTCCAGCAACACCTTTCCCGGATGGGTCGGATCTACGTATTCAATCTCATAGTAGACATCCAGCACATCATCGCAATCTTTCAAGACCCAGGCCCGTGGATCTGGTAGAATAACCGTCGCTTTGCAGTCGTGGGGATCCACCTCCGCTTTCAACACTTCACAGGCTACCAGGGCGCCCTTCTCACGGGCAAGGCGATTCAAGGATGCAGGCACTTCTTCACAGCTCGTGCCTCCATGATCATCGATCGGGTTGAGGTATGCTTCTTTTATCACCGGCGCCTCGGTATCCGTAATCTTAAACCACTGGACACAGGTCGTATCGGTTTGTCCACACCAATCATAGATGTGCCAGGTCCGGCGGATTTTATAGGAGCGACCACAGGTCGGTACGACATGGTCCTCGTAATCGAAGACGATCTGACATTTGCCCGTATTGGTGAAGTCAGGACCTGCATCGGTTTTGACCGGAATTAGATACCCGGGGGCCTGGCCTGACTGAGTGCTCTTCAGATAAGGAGCCGGGAAATAACCATCTCCTTTTGTTGGCCATGGATGCGCATAACCCTGAGCATCCAGATAGGTATCACCGTTCTTGCCCGTATTCCATAATAACTCTACAGTCTTGCCATTGCGGACCACTTCGGTTGTGCATTCGATCAGGGTATCCGGTCCGCAAACCAGGCTGTCGATCGTCTCTTTGCGTACAAAGAGCGTATCGCGGCATTCGGCGTAGTTGCCCCAAACGTCGGTGGCTCTAACTTTCCGTGCCAGGTAACCGATGAACTCGCGGTCATCGCAACCCAGATCCGTCCACTGCTTCTCCAGAATATCCGTCGTAGTCGGGAACGGCTGGCACAGATCCGTGATCACGACCAGGTCTTCCCGCTCACTCATCTGCAGGCAGCTGATCGTATCGTTCTGACAATAAATTTGTGGGCCCAGTTTGTCTTCCAGTTTCAATGTCCCCCAGCATTTGCCACCCGACTGGATGTCTTCCACCACATAGGTCAGGGTCTGACCGACGTGCTCGTAAGTCAGGGTAGCTCCCGGGATGGGTGTCAGTGATCCCGGTATAAACACCTCGCAGTTGTAGCGGTCGATACAACCGGCGCTACCTGTCAGCAGCACATCACGAGCGGTGATCACACGCTGGCAGTCACTGCTCAGGCTGATGTTCACATGATCCTGGCACGCCAGGCCTGCCGCCGCTCGTTTTGCCGTGGATTGTAGGGACTGTGACTGCCCATTCTCAAGTACCGTAATGGAAAAAGAGCAGGTATCGTTCTTTAGAGGCCCAGTGCTCGCAACAAAGGTATTGACGGTGGTTCCTATTGGGAATGGACTGCCTGAGGTCAGACCTTCAATTTGTGTGAGGTTAAACATACAATCACTCGTAACCATCGGATCAGGATAGGTCACTGAAGCATCGCAGGCAAATGGTTCGGTAGCCACAATTATGTCCATTGGACATGTTATCATTGGTGTGTCACAACCAACGGAAAAATCAAATGTATAAGTGTTTGAAAATGGTACTGGGCAGTTGTCATCAGCTACCCAAAGCGTAAAAAATCGATTGAGATTCAGATCGGCGCCGACTGGGGTAAAACAAAATACTCCCGTATAATTTAAGAAGGGCCCCACCGGCAATGGAGGTGTAAAAGTTCCGGTCGGAATACCATTATTGTAAACCACCGTAATCATGTCGGTGTCGGGATCGCTGATCGTGATATTCATGCAGACTTGTTGGTTAACGGTAGCAGGCATGGGGTTAGGACCTGGGGTAGCTGCCACAGGAGTGTTATTATTGGCATTACATGCCACAACTGCAATCTGCAGATCCCTAGTTACCTCACCAATCTTAACCCCGGCACGGAATTCTTCCACTTTAATGCAAACGACACCAACCTGGTATCCAACGGGAACAAAATAGAACTCTCCTGTAATGGAATTGATGGAATCTCCAGGCATTGTTACTAACGGGTGAGTTGGGCTATATCCAGGGTTATAATTGACATCCAAATTGTTATCAGTCTTGCAGGCCACCAGAGAAAATTTCAATACATCACCATCCGGATCAATTGCGCCAAGGTTGTAATAGTTTGGTAACCCGTCACAAGCAGTTGGTGGAGCCTGATTGGTGAATTGAGGAGAACTGTTTACGATATTCGGATCAAGAATCGCCGAGAATGCATATCCTTGAATGTCTGCACCTGAAGTAATTGCGTTGTTGCGACAGCAGCTAGAATTTGATAATGTGTAAAACTCTCCGGCAGGCAGAGGAGCAAAGCTGATGGTGTCTCGGTATAGTATCTCCTCCGTGCCATTAACGGAGTTACCTCCACTACACAAGCTCTGTTCGCCAGGACACAAAATTGTTATCTCCGTTTTTGATATTTGGGGCAACGTTCTGAAGGTCATCCCATTTGATGAAGAAATACTTATGATTGAGTTAAACACTTCGGCCCCACTACAATCCCGATAAATTTTTAGCGTAACCATATAGGCATTGCCAGACACATACTCATACGTAATGGAACCACCCTGAAAGTGCGTGGCAAAGGCGGTTGATAAGGAAAGGAAGAAAAAGAACAACAAAAGCAAAGAGGTTCCTAAACCGCGAAATTTCTTGATGTTGCCATTTAGTCCATGTGGGTTAAGACATTTTTTAGGTTGCATCGGGTTGTTCAATTGATTCATCGTCTTGGATTATTTTTCAAATTGATCCTGAAATCAGGAATGGAAATTGGCTCAACCATTTGACCTTCTTTGCAAACCAGAATTGTGGATGTTGATTTCATTTGCATTTCCTCCTCTGTCAGGTTGGAATTCCCCAGAGCTTACCACTCGAAATACATGTGAAAATCAAGTGTTTTCCACCCAGTCAAATCAGGTAAAATGGTGACTGCCAAATACTTCGATAAAAAGTGGACTTGTTAAAGTTTCGGAGCAGCGTTTAGGCCGTTGGAAATTAGTAGTATTAAAACAAATTCCTAACAGTAAGCTCGTTCTAAAGCCTATTGTTATCATACTCTTTGGTTTTTCGAAATTATACATCAGAACTTGCATCCTGATCAGAAAATCAATCTGTTAAGCAGCGTTTAAGTTAAGTGATTTTGGCAAACTTTTAAAATTTATCTATATATGTATTATTAATACATATTGCCTTTAATTTCAGATACTTTAAAGCTCCGTTCTTCAATACTCTTAAAACCCGCATTATCGGCAAGTCATTTCAATCGAAATAAATCCTTCAATGCTAATTGTAACCAGTCAAACGGCACAGCTCCTCTTCCTTAACATCCATCACCCGCAAGGTGGCTGTCAAGCTCTCCGTTAACCAGAATCCAATCTTCGTCTCTCCAATGAACGGGTTCGGTGTGTTCCGATAGAGTTCTGGCGTTTTCCTCCCATCACCTTTTACCCCTAGTAGTCAATCCAGTTCCCCACTCAATCAATAGAATGCCCTCCTGGCACGCATTCCAACTGTTATCTGGTAGCAATAAGGCCTTCGGACAGTCCGTCTTTGTTGCCGGCCTCATCGATCACCCTATTAACAAAAAAGCAGCCACCCCGCTACGGGATGACTGCTTTGCTATATCTTTTTAAAAATCGGTTTCTCGGGCCAATTAATTCAAAGAATCAGCTAAGGCTTTTCCTGCTTTGAAGCGAACATTCTTCTTGGCAGCAATTTTGATCACTTTACCGGTTTGTGGGTTTCTACCTTCACGGGCACCACGCTCGGAAACAGAGAACGTTCCAAAGCCAACCAAAGAAACCTTTCCACCAGCTTTCAATGTGGACTCAACTCCACCAATAACTGCATTCAAAGCATCAGATGCTTGAGCTTTGGTAATTCCTGCAGCTTCTGCAATGTGATCGATCAAATCTCCTTTGTTCATGATCTTAGGATTTTAATGATTAAATGTTAAAACGGCCGCAAAGTTAATCGGCTATTCAAATTTTCGCAACTATCATCTTGCAAAAAAGCGTTAAAAAACCAGCAAAATCAAGGGTTTCAGCGTTTTGACCTCCATTTTAACGGTCTGGCATCATCGATTATTTCACGAGTTGTATCGTGCTAACCAACGGTCGCCCAACACATTACACACGTACACCACCATAAAGAGAGCAAGGCCGGGGAAAAACGTGAGCCACCATGCAGGAAAGTAATTTCTTCCCACATTCATCATGGTACCCCACGTCACCTGATCCAATCCCAGCCCTAAACCCAGGAATGACAGGGCACTTTCCACCGCCACGGCAGCGCCTACTCCAAAGGCCGCATTGACAATAACCGGTGGCCATACGTTGGGCAAAGCATGTTTGATCAGGATCTTTCCGTCAGATAACCCCAGCAGCCGAACCGACTCCATGAAAGGCAAATGCCGGATACGAAGCACCTCAGCCCGGACGTATTGTCCGATTAGGGGCCAGCGAAACAACCCGATCAGCAAGGCCAGGGACCAAATCCCGTTATTTTTAAACAATGGCAATACCGCCATTACCACGACCAGTCCGGGCAAGGACTTGAACCATCCGATCACGGCCAGAAATAACCGGTCAAAGGGTATCACCATTTTTTCCCGGAGATAAGGCACCCGCCGGAATCCACTATACAATAAGAGGCCCGCAGCAATAAACAGGGCCCACCAGGAGCAAAAGACCAGGAAGGACACCGTGTGGTGAGTCCGGCCTATATTCAAGATCAAAGCAAATACGACCAGAAGTCCTCCGGCGACAACGGAAGCCCGGGAAACAGAAGACCGGTCATTGCCATAATATCCTGCAAGCAAGCCAAAGAACAATCCAAGGATTACCGAAAGCGCCGTAGCCAGCATGCCTACCCACCAGGCGGTGCGAGCTCCATATAGCAAGCCAGCCAGAGCATCCCGACCCAGCTGGTCGGTGCCCAGCCAATGCCGGTAATACCACGATGCGGATTCTTGCACCCCAAAGGGTGAACGGTAATTACTGTTAGCGGCATCCAGGGTTTCGGCCCGGTACGGAACCAGGGGCCCGATCAGTACCTGGTAATCCTGAGGCAGTTCATGTAGCCGGTAACGTAGATAATCCTCATGCCGGGCTATGCCCCTATCAACGCCCCACTGGTGGAAGACCGGAAAATAGATTTGCCCCTGATAGCGAACCATCAGCCCGCGTTCATTGGCGATGAAAGGAACCAGTAGGGCTATGCTAAACCACCCTCCGAGGATCCACCGTACCCATCGCGGATACTTCCTTAGCCACTGTTCTTTATTCGTACTTTTCATGCAAACCCGGATTGACGGACCCGGGGATCCACAAGTGCGTAAATCAAATCTGCCAAAAGTATTCCGAATAAAGTGACCATCCCGATCAGTAAGGTGGTGTAAAATAACACCGGCCAGTCCTTGGTCAGGATACTATCCAGTAATAACCTGCCCATGCCGGGAATATTGCAGATAAATTCCAGCGTCACCGATCCGGCGATAGCAGCCGGGAGCAATGTCCCGATCAGGGTTATGACCGGAAATAAGGCGTTGGGAAGCACATATTTCCAGATGCGCTGGTTCCTGGGCATACCCCAGACCTGCGCTGTGACCAGGTAGGGTGCGGACAGTTGCTGCTCAACCGATTTCTCCATCTGGCGGGTCAGATAAGCCAGTGACGTGATGACCAGGGTGCATACCGGGATGAACAATTGCCCCAGACTTTGGAATAAACGATCTGCAAAAGAAGCAGAAGCATATCCGTACTGAACCCCGATGGACGGCAACCAATCCATGCCGTAAGTGTCGGAGGTAAATAACACCACC
Proteins encoded in this window:
- a CDS encoding HU family DNA-binding protein; this encodes MNKGDLIDHIAEAAGITKAQASDALNAVIGGVESTLKAGGKVSLVGFGTFSVSERGAREGRNPQTGKVIKIAAKKNVRFKAGKALADSLN
- a CDS encoding ABC transporter permease; this encodes MKSTNKEQWLRKYPRWVRWILGGWFSIALLVPFIANERGLMVRYQGQIYFPVFHQWGVDRGIARHEDYLRYRLHELPQDYQVLIGPLVPYRAETLDAANSNYRSPFGVQESASWYYRHWLGTDQLGRDALAGLLYGARTAWWVGMLATALSVILGLFFGLLAGYYGNDRSSVSRASVVAGGLLVVFALILNIGRTHHTVSFLVFCSWWALFIAAGLLLYSGFRRVPYLREKMVIPFDRLFLAVIGWFKSLPGLVVVMAVLPLFKNNGIWSLALLIGLFRWPLIGQYVRAEVLRIRHLPFMESVRLLGLSDGKILIKHALPNVWPPVIVNAAFGVGAAVAVESALSFLGLGLGLDQVTWGTMMNVGRNYFPAWWLTFFPGLALFMVVYVCNVLGDRWLARYNS
- a CDS encoding T9SS type A sorting domain-containing protein, translated to MPGDSINSITGEFYFVPVGYQVGVVCIKVEEFRAGVKIGEVTRDLQIAVVACNANNNTPVAATPGPNPMPATVNQQVCMNITISDPDTDMITVVYNNGIPTGTFTPPLPVGPFLNYTGVFCFTPVGADLNLNRFFTLWVADDNCPVPFSNTYTFDFSVGCDTPMITCPMDIIVATEPFACDASVTYPDPMVTSDCMFNLTQIEGLTSGSPFPIGTTVNTFVASTGPLKNDTCSFSITVLENGQSQSLQSTAKRAAAGLACQDHVNISLSSDCQRVITARDVLLTGSAGCIDRYNCEVFIPGSLTPIPGATLTYEHVGQTLTYVVEDIQSGGKCWGTLKLEDKLGPQIYCQNDTISCLQMSEREDLVVITDLCQPFPTTTDILEKQWTDLGCDDREFIGYLARKVRATDVWGNYAECRDTLFVRKETIDSLVCGPDTLIECTTEVVRNGKTVELLWNTGKNGDTYLDAQGYAHPWPTKGDGYFPAPYLKSTQSGQAPGYLIPVKTDAGPDFTNTGKCQIVFDYEDHVVPTCGRSYKIRRTWHIYDWCGQTDTTCVQWFKITDTEAPVIKEAYLNPIDDHGGTSCEEVPASLNRLAREKGALVACEVLKAEVDPHDCKATVILPDPRAWVLKDCDDVLDVYYEIEYVDPTHPGKVLLESGNIAEGETAHVYLPDGWHNVLYHIRDRCWNETLLLQGISVYDNTPPTPVCDEITQVTLDPEKCWARIYAKDLDDGSHDNCCDQLHFAVANMDSVNYWRQYWEDYYVSCLDSYDYHHYYDLIQQTIEEWINVFVFDDYIDVTECGNEQLILRVYEACDLPVYDPHTFYGGEHEWYWYNLSYKFAAWYLYRLNDYIHYGDPRAGLTCGLSSSIISTNPASTSSLIGLQIPEEFLWDFPLHAEICFPLGNTRGMRPIFDLFNEHGTYPSSICDYEFNPTTAEPEWINRVYNPYLNEVNTTISLGDNKRWHFPHLYSDCMIEVRKDDKTPPVVVAPEDVTVYCDGVPYWWELTKTYAGGTKTATVKGHGASFTHDVCEGEDALQTYCSSPDVYPEGTNTSGDIAEGPVCCVEIPWDGGDFGYYGGSVCGEYSYAGGVNCDEYSYWYHDHNWQPIYCRLWLMLDKYDNPDGGHPDPQSYFDETAEDWVITDNCWAPETEVEYSGSLNECGVGTLTKTVTATDKCGNTAYDTQTLYVKPRSDFEVIFPADVVVNCTDPGSLAADRTGAGYPEISDDDCELIGVTYSDERYDVTEGCYKILRTWKLIDWCVYSPDLHSRYPDVIVDDRLVANDSRCCIHRNLKDDGDGYMTYLQVIKVVDDEAPVIVCNELEETCILDNNCDAATVQYELLASGTDNCAAEEEIQYRYTVLADETTPVAYGQGHELTAELAVGTYGVWLVGKDRCGNEDSCYTTFTIRDCKNPTPYCYHGIATVVMSPSGEVEVWATDFDAGSYDNCTTADNLILSFTEDGETPSITFTCADIPDGRSQEIEVEIWVIDESGNKDFCTTTLLLQDNTGNACQDSSPLTESGSGVASPGQKVKGEGIRTPELYQNTPNPFSGETKIGFWLPESMTATLKVMDVTGKELYRVTGSYSSGNHLITLEAGSIPEVKGVLFYQLETERGVLNKRMVKVD